A window of the Miscanthus floridulus cultivar M001 chromosome 14, ASM1932011v1, whole genome shotgun sequence genome harbors these coding sequences:
- the LOC136502926 gene encoding phosphatidylinositol 4-phosphate 5-kinase 6-like, which translates to MYINIKQSEAKREKEVLLRMLPSYYKHVRASENTLITKFFGLHSVQLTGAAIQKKVRFVIMGNLFCTNYAIHRRFDLKGSSQGRMTDKPIDQINEHTTLKDLDLNFIFRLQGSWFQEFCRQVDKDCELLEQERIMDYSLLVGIHFKDRCKDSRNSENGTPDITAEDSEQNRKSPLKLGICMHSRVENVLKNPDGESLLLGDLTG; encoded by the exons ATGTACATAAACATAAAGCAATCTGaagcaaaaagagagaaagag GTGCTTCTTAGAATGCTTCCATCCTACTATAAACATGTTCGTGCTTCTGAAAATACTCTGATAACTAAATTTTTTGGTCTGCACTCTGTTCAACTTACAGGAGCGGCTATTCAGAAAAAG GTTCGCTTTGTTATAATGGGGAATCTTTTCTGCACCAACTATGCAATCCATAGGCGCTTCGATTTGAAAGGATCCTCACAAGGTCGAATGACTGATAAACCAATTGATCAGATCAATGAGCATACCACGTTGAAGGATCTTGACCTCAATTTCATTTTCCGTCTGCAAGGATCTTGGTTTCAAGAATTCTGCAG GCAGGTGGACAAAGATTGTGAATTACTGGAGCAGGAGAGGATCATGGACTATAGTCTTTTGGTTGGAATTCACTTCAAGGACAGATGCAAAGATAG CAGAAATTCGGAGAATGGGACCCCTGATATTACCGCTGAAGATTCTGAACAAAATAG AAAATCACCATTAAAACTAGGGATTTGCATGCACTCAAGGGTGGAGAATGTATTGAAGAATCCTGATGGTGAATCTTTGCTCCTGGGTGATCTTACTGGCTAA
- the LOC136502927 gene encoding phosphatidylinositol 4-phosphate 5-kinase 6-like, with translation MAASTSAARKMKQLPVPASRLWDAGIRKLQTIRRVGTVVPAAASSAGGPVVDSSDAVTPSFSPSESTSKTIYQYDSGDGDDDNGTEGSGNDDGLGEPTHAEQPLASGDFYEGDLRGDLPDGTGKFLWTDGSIYDGSWRRGRASGHGKLSWASGATYEGDFHGGYMHGQGTFIGELGDAFAGLWAGNLRHGRGTQAYANGVVYDGHWREGLQDGHGRYIWRHGHEYIGAWRVGDMHDCGTVIWADGDRYDGAWEGASPRGQDTFRLDGGGMYIGTWRWEPEEAAGAVLADGLYYPPSGGPAVPMPREPCEPITTLIQELDVCEGKTASLMPSNKIVTWPGVEAVQKKPVQWPPKVSKVRAPAADADADHGRRSSLSRGSSASLDMDSLALAEGEAGKEAQTDRWSSLLSSSFMPTPPPRPGKKQRETISKGHRNYELVLNLQLGLVE, from the coding sequence ATGGCGGCGTCGACGTCGGCGGCGAGGAAGATGAAGCAGCTCCCCGTGCCGGCCAGCCGGCTGTGGGACGCGGGCATCCGCAAGCTTCAAACCATCCGCCGCGTCGGCACCGTCGTGCCCGCGGCTGCGTCGTCGGCCGGCGGCCCCGTCGTCGACAGCTCCGACGCCGTCACGCCCAGCTTCTCCCCCTCGGAGTCGACGTCCAAAACCATCTACCAGTACGacagcggcgacggcgacgacgacaacGGCACCGAGGGCAGTGGCAACGACGACGGGCTCGGCGAGCCCACCCACGCCGAGCAGCCGCTTGCCAGCGGGGACTTCTACGAGGGCGATCTGCGCGGGGACCTCCCGGACGGCACGGGTAAGTTCCTCTGGACCGACGGCAGCATATACGATGGCTCCTGGCGCCGCGGCCGCGCCTCCGGGCACGGCAAGCTCTCCTGGGCGTCCGGCGCCACCTACGAGGGCGACTTCCACGGCGGGTACATGCACGGCCAGGGCACCTTCATCGGCGAGCTCGGGGACGCCTTCGCGGGGCTCTGGGCGGGCAACCTCCGCCACGGCCGCGGCACGCAGGCGTACGCCAACGGGGTCGTGTACGACGGCCACTGGCGCGAGGGACTGCAGGACGGCCACGGGCGGTACATCTGGCGCCACGGCCACGAGTACATCGGCGCCTGGAGGGTCGGCGACATGCACGACTGCGGCACCGTCATCTGGGCCGACGGCGACCGCTACGACGGCGCGTGGGAAGGCGCCAGTCCCAGGGGCCAGGACACGTTCCGCTTGGACGGCGGCGGGATGTACATCGGTACCTGGCGGTGGGAGCCGGAGGAGGCGGCGGGCGCGGTGCTCGCCGACGGCCTCTACTATCCGCCGTCCGGTGGCCCCGCGGTGCCCATGCCCCGGGAGCCATGCGAGCCCATCACCACGCTGATCCAGGAGCTCGACGTGTGCGAGGGCAAGACGGCGTCGCTGATGCCGTCGAACAAGATAGTCACGTGGCCAGGGGTGGAGGCCGTGCAGAAGAAGCCGGTGCAGTGGCCGCCCAAGGTGAGCAAGGTGAGAGCCCCCgctgccgacgccgacgccgaccatGGGAGGAGGTCCAGCTTGAGCAGGGGGAGCAGCGCGTCCTTGGACATGGACAGTCTGGCGCTGGCTGAGGGTGAGGCCGGCAAGGAGGCGCAGACGGACAGGTGGTCAAGCCTGCTGTCCTCGTCATTCatgcccacgccgccgccgaggccggGGAAGAAGCAGCGGGAGACGATATCCAAGGGGCACAGGAACTATGAGCTCGTGCTCAACCTGCAACTTGGTCTAGTGGAATGA
- the LOC136504747 gene encoding tRNA-uridine aminocarboxypropyltransferase A-like, with translation MDDFDPVPSDDGDGAAAASSPGRSICHAGCGRPSRVCLCPYLPPSPLPTSTTVVILHHPHALRRNPLSTLPLLARSLSNHRLVPGRRLLPSSTPPAPTPGPVLLLYPSPAASDLATWCRSTPRPARAAPTLLLLDGTWRQAREMHAASLPVLSSLGVVPVALPVDSCAVGDSMFESDLVVRKEPRKGCVSTMEAVARALRLLEPEGKGAMVEETLLGVLRAMVAFQTEHLQHRTVKPRVKMRKKKELKREEEMQRNAGLM, from the coding sequence ATGGACGACTTCGATCCAGTCCCCTCCGACGACGGtgatggcgccgccgccgcctcctctcccGGCCGCTCCATCTGCCACGCCGGCTGCGGCCGCCCGTCCCGCGTCTGCCTCTGCCCgtacctccctccctcccctctccCGACCTCCACGACCGTCGTTATCCTCCACCACCCGCACGCCCTCCGCCGGAACCCGCTCTCGACGCTGCCCCTCCTGGCGCGCTCCCTCTCCAACCACCGCCTCGTCCcaggccgccgcctcctcccctcctccacccctCCCGCTCCCACCCCAGGCCCCGTCCTCCTGCTCTACCCGTCGCCCGCCGCCTCCGACCTCGCCACCTGGTGCCGGTCCACGCCGCGGCCCGCGCGCGCCGCCCCCACCCTCCTCCTTCTCGACGGCACCTGGAGGCAGGCCAGGGAGATGCACGCCGCCAGCCTGCCCGTCCTCTCGTCGCTGGGCGTGGTCCCCGTCGCCCTCCCCGTCGACAGCTGCGCCGTCGGCGACAGCATGTTCGAGTCCGACCTCGTGGTCAGGAAGGAACCACGCAAGGGGTGTGTGAGCACTATGGAGGCCGTTGCGAGGGCGCTGCGGCTGCTGGAGCCGGAGGGGAAGGGCGCCATGGTTGAGGAGACCTTGCTCGGTGTGCTCCGGGCCATGGTCGCCTTCCAGACTGAGCATTTGCAGCACCGGACGGTGAAGCCGAGAGtgaagatgaggaagaagaaggaactcAAGAGGGAGGAGGAGATGCAGAGGAATGCTGGACTCATGTGA